In Amycolatopsis solani, a single window of DNA contains:
- a CDS encoding MFS transporter: MAVTALLGLPRTRGRLPLVAAQGVDALGTGLFLPFAVVYFHAAKGLPLTAVGAALSLAALLALPAGLCAGPLVDRFGPRRVVVAANLLRVLTFTGYVFAGSPAVLVVLAALTFWGEGLFWPASGALVAQVADDGQRARWYAMERTLRNVGIGLGGLAGGVLVVAGGYTAIVVLNAVSFFAAAALVALWRGQAAEAPPRAATARGSYRPVLADRAFRRVLVTVFVFALCDLALTVLLSAYVLDALRLPAWQPGVLFALNTVLVVLAQTVVAARVDRFRRARTLQGAAVVWAAAFLLYAAVPLATALPAFAVLAVATAVFTAAELLQAPTSSALTVALAPAHLRGRYLGLEELLWGAARVLAPVTFTALLAGGPQLPWLVLAGCCMLAVVVLAGLKAEPAPARENVHA; this comes from the coding sequence ATGGCCGTCACCGCACTGCTCGGTCTGCCCCGCACCCGGGGCCGCCTCCCGCTGGTCGCCGCCCAGGGCGTGGACGCGCTGGGCACCGGGCTGTTCCTGCCCTTCGCCGTCGTCTACTTCCACGCCGCCAAGGGCCTGCCGCTGACCGCGGTCGGCGCGGCGCTTTCGCTGGCGGCGCTGCTCGCCCTGCCCGCCGGGCTCTGCGCGGGCCCGCTGGTGGACCGCTTCGGGCCGCGGCGAGTGGTCGTCGCGGCCAACCTGCTGCGGGTGCTCACGTTCACCGGGTACGTCTTCGCCGGCTCGCCGGCGGTGCTGGTCGTGCTGGCGGCGCTGACGTTCTGGGGTGAAGGCCTGTTCTGGCCCGCCTCGGGTGCGCTGGTGGCGCAGGTGGCCGACGACGGGCAGCGCGCCCGCTGGTACGCGATGGAGCGCACCCTGCGCAACGTCGGCATCGGCCTCGGCGGGCTCGCCGGCGGGGTGCTGGTCGTGGCCGGCGGCTACACCGCGATCGTCGTGCTCAACGCCGTGAGCTTCTTCGCCGCGGCGGCACTCGTCGCGCTGTGGCGGGGCCAGGCGGCCGAAGCACCTCCTCGCGCCGCCACGGCTCGCGGGAGTTACCGGCCCGTGCTCGCCGACCGCGCGTTCCGCCGGGTGCTGGTGACCGTCTTCGTCTTCGCGTTGTGCGACCTGGCGCTGACGGTGCTGCTCAGCGCGTACGTGCTCGACGCGCTGCGGTTGCCGGCGTGGCAGCCCGGCGTGCTCTTCGCCCTCAACACGGTGCTGGTGGTGCTCGCGCAGACGGTCGTCGCCGCGCGCGTCGACCGGTTCCGCCGGGCGCGGACGCTGCAGGGCGCGGCCGTGGTGTGGGCCGCGGCGTTCCTGCTCTACGCGGCCGTGCCGCTGGCCACCGCGCTGCCCGCGTTCGCCGTGCTGGCCGTGGCGACCGCGGTCTTCACCGCGGCGGAACTGCTGCAGGCGCCGACCAGCAGCGCGCTGACCGTCGCGCTGGCCCCCGCCCACCTGCGCGGCCGCTACCTCGGGCTGGAGGAACTGCTCTGGGGCGCGGCGCGGGTGCTGGCCCCGGTGACCTTCACCGCGTTGCTGGCGGGCGGCCCGCAGCTGCCGTGGCTGGTGCTCGCCGGGTGCTGCATGCTGGCGGTGGTCGTCCTCGCCGGACTGAAAGCGGAACCGGCCCCAGCGCGGGAGAACGTGCATGCCTGA
- a CDS encoding GNAT family N-acetyltransferase, translating into MPDLAQLAELYHEVYREPPYRETEADAARFRETLMAHAKQPGFALETVHSGGELAGFAYGVGREAGWWPAPAAAGPPSWLAGRPLFYVYELAVRPDHRGRGHGRDLLERLLGERTEPAAVLAASTDAPAHALYHRWGWTTVAPVRSSAVELLARRL; encoded by the coding sequence ATGCCTGATTTGGCCCAGCTCGCCGAGCTCTACCACGAGGTGTACCGCGAGCCGCCCTACCGGGAAACCGAAGCGGACGCGGCCCGGTTCCGCGAAACGCTGATGGCGCACGCGAAACAGCCCGGTTTCGCGCTGGAGACCGTCCACAGTGGAGGCGAGCTCGCCGGGTTCGCCTACGGCGTCGGCCGCGAGGCGGGCTGGTGGCCGGCCCCGGCGGCGGCCGGGCCGCCGTCGTGGCTCGCCGGCCGCCCGCTGTTCTACGTCTACGAGCTCGCCGTACGGCCGGACCACCGCGGGCGCGGGCACGGCCGGGACCTGCTCGAGCGCCTGCTGGGCGAGCGGACCGAGCCGGCCGCGGTGCTCGCCGCCTCGACCGACGCCCCGGCGCACGCGCTCTACCACCGCTGGGGCTGGACGACGGTGGCGCCGGTCAGGTCGAGTGCCGTGGAACTGCTGGCTCGGCGGCTCTGA
- a CDS encoding YcaO-like family protein, whose amino-acid sequence MPSDDIRLQLTGVELHDLEPELCLLITPNGGQYSITAPVGGFRAWLGRCDGTRTRAELLDGMSPDHAEVLDVLEADGCLHPATGDDGAERLAATTVLVTGAPELTGPLTAALGASGYGAVHALAGTDIPVTPADTVLVAAYTHPAHRELSALDALCTGHGVRFFPFRVERGQGIAGPAIEPDIGPDFADVLARRRSAALDPRVPDAFAAAVAPPGPRFRPGAARWLAAAVAVQVERWIAGEPAETATGELELDPVRLTALPRPVLPVPDRPRPVRERGLRPDLLVDDRTGIVTAVHELPAAPGMPARLKVCAVDVADMRRVVDWPNDRQAFGTSWHDFELARESAIGEAVERYCGSWLPPDREVRHGSYERLRRDGVPALDPRRLNLYSARQYATPGFPFAPLTTDVECAWVEAFSHTTKEPVWVPASLVSQAPEPTGARFTDPLIAGLAGGTSAEHAVTSGLEEVLERDTTMVWWANTPRLRALPVPPEVRALIADTTETYDVTLIPLDNEFAVPVVAAAVFDRARRWLSIGFATRPDALEAAKKALAEGFTLQHTCLALDDERELAAMRDDLPHLGNLKPYRADRRYLDSYRADFGDVVDLLCQQQVYLDPRAAAHVAPWVRDLPERSWEGLPALGERTLKSYQERVEARGFEVLSVDLTTRDVAAAGFHAAHTLVPGLVANFPAGLPYWGDGRVRRAAVDLGWRAHPLPEERLNTFPLPHA is encoded by the coding sequence ATGCCTTCCGACGACATCCGCCTGCAGCTGACCGGGGTCGAGCTCCACGACCTCGAACCGGAGCTGTGCCTGCTCATCACCCCGAACGGCGGCCAGTACTCGATCACCGCGCCGGTGGGCGGGTTCCGCGCCTGGCTCGGCCGCTGCGACGGCACCCGGACCCGGGCCGAACTGCTCGACGGGATGAGCCCGGACCACGCGGAAGTGCTCGACGTCCTCGAAGCGGACGGCTGCCTGCACCCGGCCACCGGCGACGACGGCGCCGAGCGCCTCGCCGCGACCACGGTGCTGGTCACCGGCGCGCCCGAGCTGACCGGTCCGCTGACGGCGGCCCTCGGCGCGAGCGGCTACGGCGCCGTCCACGCGCTCGCCGGCACCGACATCCCCGTGACACCGGCGGACACCGTCCTCGTCGCGGCCTACACCCACCCCGCCCACCGGGAGCTCTCCGCGCTGGACGCGTTGTGCACCGGACACGGCGTGCGCTTCTTCCCGTTCCGCGTCGAACGCGGCCAGGGCATCGCCGGGCCCGCGATCGAGCCGGACATCGGCCCCGACTTCGCGGACGTGCTGGCGCGGCGCCGCTCGGCCGCCCTCGACCCCCGCGTCCCCGACGCCTTCGCCGCCGCCGTCGCCCCGCCCGGCCCGCGGTTCCGGCCGGGCGCCGCCCGCTGGCTGGCCGCCGCCGTCGCCGTCCAGGTCGAACGCTGGATCGCCGGCGAGCCCGCCGAGACGGCGACCGGCGAGCTGGAGCTCGATCCCGTCCGGCTGACCGCGCTCCCCCGGCCCGTGCTGCCCGTGCCCGACCGGCCCCGGCCGGTGCGCGAGCGGGGCTTGCGGCCGGACCTGCTCGTCGACGACCGGACCGGCATCGTGACCGCGGTCCACGAACTGCCCGCCGCGCCGGGGATGCCCGCCCGGCTGAAGGTGTGCGCGGTGGACGTCGCGGACATGCGGCGGGTCGTCGACTGGCCGAACGACCGCCAGGCGTTCGGCACGTCGTGGCACGACTTCGAGCTCGCCCGCGAGTCCGCGATCGGCGAGGCGGTCGAACGCTACTGCGGCAGCTGGCTGCCCCCGGACCGCGAAGTCCGCCACGGCAGCTACGAACGGCTGCGCCGCGACGGCGTCCCGGCCCTCGACCCGCGGCGGCTCAACCTCTATTCGGCCCGGCAGTACGCGACCCCGGGGTTCCCCTTCGCGCCGCTGACCACCGACGTGGAATGCGCGTGGGTGGAAGCCTTTTCGCACACGACGAAGGAGCCGGTCTGGGTGCCGGCGAGCCTCGTCTCCCAGGCACCCGAACCCACCGGGGCGCGGTTCACCGACCCGCTGATCGCCGGGCTGGCCGGCGGCACCAGCGCGGAGCACGCCGTCACCTCCGGTCTCGAAGAGGTGCTGGAGCGCGACACCACCATGGTGTGGTGGGCCAACACGCCACGGTTGCGCGCCCTGCCGGTGCCGCCCGAGGTCCGCGCGCTCATCGCCGACACCACCGAAACCTACGACGTGACGCTGATCCCGCTGGACAACGAGTTCGCCGTCCCGGTCGTCGCGGCCGCGGTGTTCGACCGCGCGCGGCGCTGGCTGTCGATCGGCTTCGCCACCCGGCCCGACGCGCTGGAAGCGGCGAAGAAGGCGCTCGCCGAAGGGTTCACGCTGCAGCACACCTGCCTGGCCCTCGACGACGAGCGCGAGCTGGCGGCGATGCGCGACGACCTGCCGCACCTGGGCAACCTCAAGCCGTACCGGGCCGACCGGCGCTACCTCGACTCCTACCGCGCGGACTTCGGCGACGTCGTGGACCTGCTGTGCCAGCAGCAGGTCTACCTCGACCCGCGCGCGGCGGCGCACGTCGCCCCGTGGGTGCGCGACCTCCCGGAGCGGAGCTGGGAAGGACTGCCCGCGCTCGGCGAGCGGACGCTCAAGAGCTACCAGGAGCGCGTCGAAGCCCGCGGGTTCGAGGTGCTCAGCGTCGACCTCACCACCCGTGACGTCGCCGCCGCCGGGTTCCACGCCGCGCACACGCTGGTGCCGGGGCTGGTGGCCAACTTCCCGGCCGGGCTGCCGTACTGGGGCGACGGCCGCGTGCGCCGCGCGGCGGTCGACCTCGGCTGGCGCGCGCACCCACTGCCCGAGGAGCGGCTGAACACCTTCCCGCTCCCCCACGCCTGA
- a CDS encoding carbohydrate ABC transporter permease, protein MKKSLSQRIVLSVVGVLVALAIVFPTYWMFVTSLRTPGEILSPKYDLIPTSFSFGNFATALGKDNFPTYLMNSLIVTVGSVLCALVAGTLAAIPLSRLRFTGRKGFLVLVMVAQLAPVSALFIPLFLLMRDAGLLNTLPSLLLIYFATTLPFTVWMLYGFVNGIPYELEEAAMIDGCSQTGAFRRVTLPLLGPGLVTTSVFSFITAWNEYLFALVFIQDKPKETLPVWLASFRTAFATDWGGVMAASVIYAVPALIFFLLVQRKLVSGATAGAVKG, encoded by the coding sequence GTGAAGAAATCGCTGTCGCAGCGGATCGTGCTTTCGGTGGTCGGCGTGCTCGTCGCGCTGGCGATCGTCTTCCCGACGTACTGGATGTTCGTCACGTCGCTGCGGACGCCCGGCGAGATCCTTTCGCCGAAGTACGACCTCATCCCGACGTCGTTCTCCTTCGGCAACTTCGCCACCGCGCTGGGCAAGGACAACTTCCCGACGTACCTGATGAACAGCCTGATCGTCACCGTCGGGTCGGTGCTGTGCGCGCTGGTCGCCGGGACGCTCGCGGCGATCCCGCTGTCGCGGCTGCGCTTCACCGGCCGCAAGGGCTTCCTGGTGCTGGTGATGGTGGCGCAGCTGGCGCCGGTGTCGGCGTTGTTCATCCCGCTGTTCCTGCTGATGCGGGACGCCGGGCTGCTCAACACGCTGCCGTCGCTGCTGCTGATCTACTTCGCCACCACGCTGCCGTTCACGGTGTGGATGCTCTACGGCTTCGTCAACGGGATCCCGTACGAGCTGGAAGAAGCCGCGATGATCGACGGCTGCAGCCAGACCGGCGCCTTCCGCCGGGTCACGCTGCCGCTGCTCGGGCCGGGACTGGTCACCACGTCGGTGTTCAGCTTCATCACCGCGTGGAACGAGTACCTGTTCGCGCTGGTCTTCATCCAGGACAAGCCGAAGGAGACGCTGCCGGTGTGGCTGGCGTCGTTCCGCACGGCGTTCGCCACCGACTGGGGTGGTGTCATGGCGGCGTCGGTCATCTACGCGGTCCCGGCGCTGATCTTCTTCCTGCTCGTGCAGCGCAAGCTGGTGTCCGGCGCGACCGCCGGTGCCGTGAAGGGGTAG
- a CDS encoding SH3 domain-containing protein, with protein MRIRIGKRTVAVVGAAAAIVLGGATPALAATGTVHTDSGAPLTVRSAPSTAAGSAGTIADGTAVTIDCQTTGETVTGKYGTSNIWDHVEGSGYITDTYVYTGSDGRIAPDCTDVPTPPTTACSTSGLNDPNTCAQAVTKAKSRIHTNYIASYDGWCDRINAENYGFTASGSNTAYIHWTQIPSQYKHANSTDVPAGGLAFFSSSGAGHTMISIGGGKFLSNDINGAGTYTETTIAQIKSKWGQTYLGWAQPWFKVNH; from the coding sequence ATGAGAATTCGGATCGGGAAGCGGACGGTCGCCGTGGTCGGCGCCGCCGCCGCGATCGTGCTGGGGGGCGCCACGCCGGCGCTGGCGGCGACGGGCACGGTGCACACCGACTCCGGCGCGCCGCTGACCGTGCGCTCGGCCCCGAGCACCGCCGCGGGCTCGGCCGGCACGATCGCGGACGGCACCGCCGTGACGATCGACTGCCAGACGACGGGCGAGACGGTCACCGGCAAGTACGGCACGAGCAACATCTGGGACCACGTGGAGGGTTCGGGGTACATCACCGACACCTACGTCTACACGGGCTCGGACGGGCGGATCGCGCCGGACTGCACCGACGTGCCGACGCCGCCGACGACCGCGTGCTCGACGTCGGGCCTGAACGACCCGAACACCTGCGCCCAGGCGGTCACGAAGGCGAAGTCGCGGATTCACACGAACTACATCGCCTCCTACGACGGCTGGTGCGACCGCATCAACGCGGAGAACTACGGCTTCACCGCGAGCGGCTCGAACACCGCGTACATCCACTGGACGCAGATCCCGAGCCAGTACAAGCACGCGAACAGCACGGACGTCCCGGCCGGCGGCCTGGCGTTCTTCTCCAGCAGCGGCGCGGGCCACACGATGATCTCCATCGGCGGCGGCAAGTTCCTGTCGAACGACATCAACGGCGCGGGCACCTACACCGAGACCACGATCGCGCAGATCAAGAGCAAGTGGGGCCAGACCTACCTCGGCTGGGCGCAGCCGTGGTTCAAGGTGAACCACTGA
- a CDS encoding MFS transporter — MDRTFWRLWTAAGLSSLADGVLKVALPLLAVGYTRSPALVAGLAFAFSVPWLLFALPAGALVDRLDRRRTMLAANVLRGGLVAVVALLTAAGGGSIWALYVVALGVGTAETLYDTAAQSIVPQVVGRDELARANGRVYAVEQTANEFAGPPLAGVLVAAGVLAALATPVALWAVAVAALLLVRGAYRIPRGDAPATLRADIAEGLRFLAHHKILRTFSLMVGTFNFATGATFAVLVLYAVGPGSAMGLSGPAFGLLTATTAAGGLVGSLLAETVERRLGRVRALWVSWLAGGLTVSVLAVTANPYAVGAAFFAGGAGILVSNVVMVSLRQRITPDRLLGRLTSSHRLVAWGTKSLGALAGGALAQAFGLHAVFVVMAVLAFSVVGGLFVVTEDALRAAEPAVPRHST, encoded by the coding sequence ATGGACCGGACCTTCTGGCGGCTGTGGACCGCGGCGGGGCTGTCGAGCCTCGCCGACGGCGTCCTCAAGGTCGCCCTGCCGCTGCTCGCGGTCGGCTACACCCGGTCGCCGGCGCTGGTCGCGGGGCTCGCGTTCGCCTTCAGCGTCCCGTGGCTGCTGTTCGCGCTGCCCGCCGGCGCGCTCGTCGACCGGCTCGACCGCCGCCGGACGATGCTCGCCGCGAACGTCCTGCGTGGCGGGCTGGTCGCCGTCGTCGCGCTGCTGACCGCGGCCGGCGGGGGATCGATCTGGGCGCTGTACGTCGTCGCGCTCGGCGTCGGGACCGCCGAGACGCTCTACGACACGGCCGCGCAGTCGATCGTCCCGCAGGTCGTCGGCCGGGACGAGCTCGCCCGCGCCAACGGCCGGGTGTACGCGGTCGAGCAGACCGCCAACGAGTTCGCCGGGCCGCCGCTGGCCGGAGTCCTGGTCGCCGCCGGGGTGCTGGCCGCGCTCGCCACGCCGGTGGCGCTGTGGGCGGTGGCCGTCGCGGCGCTGCTGCTGGTGCGCGGCGCGTACCGGATCCCGCGCGGGGACGCCCCCGCCACCCTCCGCGCGGACATCGCCGAAGGACTGCGGTTCCTCGCGCACCACAAGATCCTGCGGACCTTCTCCCTGATGGTCGGCACGTTCAACTTCGCCACCGGAGCCACGTTCGCGGTGCTGGTCTTGTACGCGGTCGGCCCCGGCTCGGCGATGGGGCTGTCCGGCCCGGCTTTCGGGCTTCTGACGGCGACGACCGCGGCCGGCGGTCTCGTCGGCTCGCTGCTGGCCGAAACGGTGGAACGCCGGCTCGGCCGCGTCCGCGCGCTCTGGGTGTCGTGGCTCGCCGGCGGGCTGACCGTCAGCGTCCTCGCGGTCACCGCGAACCCGTACGCGGTGGGAGCCGCGTTCTTCGCCGGGGGCGCCGGCATCCTGGTGTCGAACGTCGTGATGGTGTCGCTGCGCCAGCGGATCACGCCGGACCGCCTGCTCGGCCGTCTGACCAGCAGCCACCGGCTGGTGGCCTGGGGCACGAAGTCGCTCGGCGCGCTGGCCGGCGGCGCGCTCGCGCAGGCGTTCGGGCTGCACGCGGTGTTCGTCGTGATGGCCGTGCTGGCGTTCTCGGTGGTGGGCGGGCTGTTCGTGGTGACCGAGGACGCGCTCAGAGCCGCCGAGCCAGCAGTTCCACGGCACTCGACCTGA
- a CDS encoding DUF1996 domain-containing protein — protein MSRTQGRHRISRRTKIATGGLALAIAVGGIVVATTTGNTGEASADEADPAFYIDILKVQPNQFDPRPVYGAATGTFTVDCGRNENQHFNPDNFIAQPGVRNGAQHLHDYVGNLSTNADSTNKSLAKAGTTCRNGDKSAYFWPVVRIDTGEEEKNEPAKAPDGDRAQAAQEAKTVQVACPDVASKLPDIPDQAMAEVDSNLDQLDTQTDEANQRVAAAQGQGGQNLVQNSIVGPLNDRRRAIIERILTAIGRFAPKPGGIGAQPCTTKPGKDTGSPTPPPSSTAGGALPGQDGNNELPGNDGKILRPQKVQLTFRGSPVGKVVAMPKFLRVLYGDAKVSTNGPANARASWTCTGFENRVTEKYPICPQNSKVKRVHTFPSCWDGQNTDSANHRTHIVFPDQNGRCAKGFKAVPQLQISLTYDIPHDIQVKKQYKVDAFPQEKHNPFSDHDDFANVMSQRIMNGLVNCVNRGRTCRA, from the coding sequence ATGTCCCGCACCCAAGGACGGCATCGCATTTCCCGCCGGACCAAGATCGCGACCGGCGGCCTCGCCCTCGCGATCGCGGTCGGCGGCATCGTCGTCGCGACGACCACCGGCAACACCGGAGAAGCCAGCGCCGACGAGGCCGATCCCGCCTTCTACATCGACATCCTGAAGGTGCAGCCGAACCAGTTCGACCCGAGACCCGTCTACGGCGCCGCGACCGGCACGTTCACCGTCGACTGCGGCCGCAACGAAAACCAGCACTTCAACCCCGACAACTTCATCGCGCAGCCCGGCGTCCGCAACGGCGCGCAGCACCTGCACGACTACGTCGGCAACCTCTCCACCAACGCCGACTCCACGAACAAGAGCCTCGCGAAGGCCGGCACCACCTGCCGCAACGGCGACAAGTCCGCCTACTTCTGGCCCGTCGTCCGGATCGACACCGGCGAAGAGGAGAAGAACGAGCCCGCCAAGGCGCCGGACGGCGACCGGGCTCAGGCCGCTCAGGAGGCGAAGACCGTCCAGGTGGCCTGCCCGGACGTCGCGAGCAAGCTGCCGGACATCCCCGACCAGGCGATGGCCGAAGTGGACAGCAACCTCGACCAGCTCGACACCCAGACCGACGAGGCGAACCAGCGCGTCGCCGCGGCGCAGGGCCAGGGCGGCCAGAACCTGGTCCAGAACAGCATCGTCGGCCCGCTCAACGACCGGCGGCGGGCGATCATCGAGCGGATCCTCACCGCGATCGGCCGGTTCGCGCCGAAGCCGGGCGGCATCGGCGCCCAGCCGTGCACCACGAAGCCCGGCAAGGACACCGGATCGCCGACGCCGCCGCCGAGCAGCACCGCGGGCGGCGCGCTGCCGGGCCAGGACGGCAACAACGAGCTGCCCGGCAACGACGGCAAGATCCTGCGGCCGCAGAAGGTCCAGCTGACGTTCCGCGGCAGCCCGGTGGGCAAGGTCGTGGCGATGCCGAAGTTCCTGCGCGTGCTCTACGGCGACGCGAAGGTCTCGACCAACGGCCCGGCCAACGCGCGCGCCAGCTGGACGTGCACCGGGTTCGAGAACCGCGTCACCGAGAAGTACCCGATCTGCCCGCAGAACAGCAAGGTCAAGCGCGTGCACACGTTCCCGAGCTGCTGGGACGGGCAGAACACCGACAGCGCCAACCACCGCACGCACATCGTCTTCCCGGACCAGAACGGCCGGTGCGCCAAGGGGTTCAAGGCGGTCCCGCAGCTGCAGATCTCCCTGACCTACGACATCCCGCACGACATCCAGGTCAAGAAGCAGTACAAAGTGGACGCATTCCCCCAGGAGAAGCACAACCCGTTCTCCGACCACGACGACTTCGCGAACGTGATGTCGCAGCGGATCATGAACGGGCTGGTCAACTGCGTGAACCGCGGGCGGACCTGCCGGGCGTGA
- a CDS encoding glycoside hydrolase family 3 protein — MTSNPAKLAEAVLLPGFAGTTAPDWLRRRVADGLGGVVLFGRNVVDDEQVAALTAQLRGERDGVVVGIDEEGGDVTRLDVNTGSFVPGPLALGAADDPELTTAVAAALGERLAACGVTLNLAPCADLTLAAEDPIIGVRAFGSDPAKASPHVAAYVTGLQKYGVAACAKHFPGHGAATEDSHVALPVLPRTVEELRAIELVPFAAAIRAGVRSVMTGHLVVKAWGEEPATLNRVALTDVLRGELGFDGAVITDALEMGAVSGAYGKHDGLGRSAVRALAAGADALCLGGAAFEAEHLDACVAAIVAAVAAGELPLDRLEEAASRTAALGTDPAPATVGPVDRRLGLEAARKALRVRGDVRLAGPPLVVDVQTEPTIAAGPMPWGLGAHLAELVPGTRAMTATPDDAGAVLAAARDFRSVVVVTREAHRHPRVRELLAALSTVDYIRVETGVPGPADEGGPRIDTFSGSYVSLRAAAEYLA, encoded by the coding sequence TTGACTTCGAATCCGGCAAAGCTCGCCGAGGCCGTCCTCCTGCCCGGGTTCGCCGGGACCACCGCGCCGGACTGGCTGCGCAGACGCGTCGCCGACGGGCTGGGCGGGGTGGTGCTGTTCGGCCGCAACGTCGTCGACGACGAGCAGGTCGCCGCGCTCACCGCCCAGCTTCGGGGTGAGCGGGACGGCGTGGTGGTCGGGATCGACGAGGAGGGTGGCGACGTCACCCGCCTCGACGTGAACACCGGGTCGTTCGTGCCGGGCCCGCTCGCGCTGGGCGCGGCCGACGACCCGGAGCTGACCACGGCGGTCGCCGCCGCGCTCGGCGAACGCCTCGCGGCCTGCGGGGTGACGCTCAACCTGGCGCCGTGCGCGGACCTGACCCTGGCGGCCGAGGACCCGATCATCGGCGTCCGGGCGTTCGGGTCCGACCCGGCGAAGGCGTCGCCGCACGTCGCGGCGTACGTGACGGGCCTGCAGAAGTACGGCGTCGCGGCGTGCGCGAAGCACTTCCCGGGCCACGGCGCGGCGACCGAGGACTCGCACGTGGCGCTGCCGGTGCTGCCGCGCACGGTCGAAGAGCTGCGCGCTATCGAGCTGGTCCCGTTCGCCGCGGCGATCCGGGCCGGCGTCCGCTCGGTGATGACGGGCCACCTGGTCGTCAAGGCCTGGGGTGAGGAGCCCGCGACGCTCAACCGCGTCGCGCTCACCGACGTCCTGCGCGGCGAGCTGGGCTTCGACGGCGCGGTGATCACCGACGCGCTGGAGATGGGCGCGGTCTCGGGCGCGTACGGCAAGCACGACGGTCTCGGCCGCTCGGCCGTGCGGGCACTGGCCGCGGGCGCGGACGCGCTCTGCCTCGGCGGCGCGGCGTTCGAAGCCGAGCACCTGGACGCCTGCGTCGCGGCGATCGTGGCGGCGGTCGCGGCGGGGGAGCTGCCCCTGGACCGGCTCGAAGAGGCGGCTTCGCGGACGGCGGCGCTGGGCACCGACCCGGCCCCGGCGACGGTCGGCCCGGTCGACCGGCGGCTGGGTCTCGAAGCGGCGCGCAAGGCGTTGCGCGTGCGGGGCGACGTGCGGCTGGCCGGGCCGCCGCTGGTGGTCGACGTCCAGACCGAGCCGACCATCGCGGCCGGCCCGATGCCGTGGGGCCTCGGCGCGCACCTGGCCGAGCTGGTGCCGGGGACGCGGGCGATGACCGCGACGCCGGACGACGCCGGCGCGGTGCTGGCGGCGGCGCGGGACTTCCGCAGCGTCGTCGTGGTGACGCGGGAGGCGCACCGGCACCCGCGGGTGCGCGAACTGCTGGCCGCCTTGTCCACTGTGGACTACATCCGCGTCGAGACCGGGGTGCCGGGACCGGCGGACGAGGGCGGCCCGCGGATCGACACGTTCAGCGGCTCCTACGTGAGCCTGCGGGCGGCGGCCGAGTACCTGGCCTGA
- a CDS encoding ArsR/SmtB family transcription factor, which produces MNEPRRRRPATPAEAKALGHPLRLRIMRLCLVDELTNKQLADRLDRDPGTVLHHVRQLVAAGLLEPAPVRTGPSGALEKPYRADNETWWLDGPLASADAETRFAPIEIFQEELAAAGPDSVAVYEKFLLHLSPDEVEELDRRILAVLDEYVATDHERRDRPAVGGIFVLHHLEP; this is translated from the coding sequence ATGAACGAGCCCCGCCGCCGCCGGCCGGCGACCCCGGCGGAAGCGAAGGCCCTCGGCCACCCGCTGCGGCTGCGCATCATGCGGCTGTGCCTGGTCGACGAGCTGACCAACAAGCAGCTGGCCGACCGCCTCGACCGCGATCCCGGCACGGTCCTGCACCACGTCCGGCAGCTGGTGGCCGCCGGGCTCCTGGAGCCGGCCCCGGTCCGCACCGGCCCGAGCGGCGCGCTGGAGAAGCCCTACCGCGCCGACAACGAGACGTGGTGGCTCGACGGTCCCCTGGCGAGCGCCGACGCCGAGACGCGGTTCGCGCCCATCGAGATCTTCCAGGAGGAGCTCGCGGCGGCGGGCCCGGATTCGGTCGCCGTGTACGAGAAGTTCCTGCTGCACCTGTCCCCCGACGAGGTCGAGGAGCTCGACCGCCGGATCCTGGCGGTGCTCGACGAGTACGTGGCGACCGACCACGAGCGGCGCGACCGGCCCGCGGTCGGCGGGATCTTCGTGCTGCACCACCTCGAGCCCTGA